One genomic window of Meles meles chromosome 3, mMelMel3.1 paternal haplotype, whole genome shotgun sequence includes the following:
- the EIF4E1B gene encoding eukaryotic translation initiation factor 4E type 1B, translated as MAATSPASEAEGGIRKWGEKEEKKEEKEGAAGPVLMAEGALNPPGALLSQRRKAQDGAPQGVKLELHPLLNRWALWFFKNDRSRAWQDNLHLVTKFDTVEDFWAMYNHIQLASKLSSGCDYALFKDGIEPMWEDSRNKRGGRWLVSLAKQQRHSELDRLWLETLLCLIGESFEEHSREVCGAVINIRTKGDKIAVWTREAENQAGVLHIGRVYKERLGLSTKIVIGYQAHADTATKSNSLTKNKFVV; from the exons ATGGCCGCCACCAGCCCT GCCAGCGAGGCTGAGGGTGGAATCCGAaagtggggggagaaggaggagaaaaaggaagagaaagagggggcaGCAGGGCCGGTCTTGATGGCAGAGGGGGCTCTGAATCCACCCGGGGCCCTGctgtcccagaggaggaaggccCAGGATGGGGCCCCCCAGGGGGTCAAGTTGGAGTTACACCCGCTGCTGAACAG gTGGGCGCTGTGGTTCTTCAAGAATGACCGCAGCCGTGCCTGGCAGGACAACCTGCATCTGGTCACCAAGTTTGACACTGTGGAGGACTTCTGGGC AATGTACAATCACATCCAGCTGGCCAGTAAGCTCTCTTCCGGCTGTGACTACGCCCTGTTCAAG GATGGCATTGAACCCATGTGGGAAGACAGCAGGAATAAGAGAGGTGGCCGCTGGCTGGTCAGTCTCGCCaagcagcagcgccacagcgagctGGACCGCCTGTGGCTGGAGACT CTGCTGTGTCTGATCGGGGAGAGCTTCGAGGAGCACAGCCGGGAGGTGTGTGGGGCTGTCATCAATATCCGAACCAAGGGGGACAAGATCGCTGTGTGGACGAGGGAGGCAGAGAACCAGGCGGGCGTGCTGCACATTGG GAGGGTCTACAAAGAGCGCCTGGGCCTCTCCACGAAGATCGTCATTGGATACCAGGCCCACGCAGACACAGCCACCAAGAGCAACTCCCTAACTAAGAATAAGTTTGTGGTGTGA